A part of Pararhizobium sp. A13 genomic DNA contains:
- a CDS encoding ABC transporter ATP-binding protein, translated as MLELKNITKVVGADTHIHPTDLVLERGSLNVLLGPTLSGKTSLMRLMAGLDKPTTGTITFDGKDVTGVRVQDRSVAMVYQQFINYPAMTVYENIASPMRISGKDAATIDREVRKAAELMKLTPYLERTPLNLSGGQQQRTALARAIVKNASLVLLDEPLANLDYKLREELREELPKLFAASGSIFVYATTEPQEALLLGGNTATLNQGRISQFGSTISVYRKPADIVTAKTFADPPLNTIDLVKSGNTFDRDGIAVLPVPAHLSAIADGHYTVAFHPHHLSLVRPHETAATLKAQIIISEIAGSESFIHVDCAGSRWVMLEHGIHDIEPDTAIALFVDTRHLMAFGADGRAIGGHGGGSAFRAA; from the coding sequence ATGCTTGAACTGAAAAACATAACCAAGGTCGTGGGTGCGGATACGCATATCCACCCGACCGATCTTGTGCTGGAGCGGGGCTCGCTCAATGTGCTCTTGGGCCCGACGCTCTCCGGCAAGACGTCGCTGATGCGGTTGATGGCCGGCCTCGACAAGCCGACCACAGGCACCATCACCTTCGACGGAAAAGACGTGACGGGCGTGCGCGTGCAGGATCGCTCGGTCGCCATGGTCTACCAGCAGTTCATCAACTATCCGGCTATGACGGTCTATGAGAACATCGCTTCGCCGATGCGCATTTCCGGCAAGGATGCCGCAACGATCGATCGCGAGGTTCGCAAGGCGGCCGAGCTGATGAAGTTGACGCCCTATCTTGAGCGCACGCCGCTCAACCTGTCCGGTGGCCAGCAGCAGCGCACGGCGCTTGCCCGCGCCATCGTCAAGAATGCAAGCCTGGTGCTGCTTGACGAGCCACTCGCCAACCTCGACTACAAGCTGCGCGAAGAACTGCGCGAGGAACTGCCAAAGCTGTTTGCTGCTTCCGGTTCGATCTTCGTCTACGCGACGACTGAACCACAGGAAGCGCTGCTGCTCGGTGGCAATACGGCGACACTCAATCAGGGCCGCATCAGCCAGTTCGGCTCGACCATCTCGGTCTATCGCAAGCCGGCCGATATCGTGACGGCCAAGACCTTTGCCGACCCGCCGCTCAACACCATCGATCTCGTCAAATCCGGCAATACCTTCGACAGGGACGGCATCGCCGTTCTGCCGGTGCCGGCGCACCTGTCGGCGATTGCCGATGGCCACTACACGGTTGCCTTCCATCCGCACCACCTGTCGCTCGTCCGTCCGCATGAAACGGCGGCGACGCTGAAGGCGCAGATCATCATTTCGGAAATCGCCGGCTCGGAAAGTTTCATCCACGTCGATTGTGCCGGTTCGCGCTGGGTCATGCTCGAGCACGGCATTCACGACATCGAGCCGGACACGGCGATCGCGCTTTTCGTCGATACGCGTCACTTGATGGCCTTCGGGGCGGATGGGCGTGCGATCGGCGGTCATGGCGGCGGTTCTGCCTTTCGGGCGGCGTGA
- a CDS encoding sugar ABC transporter permease: protein MEKTWNNKAWFMVLPVLVLVAFSAVIPLMTVVNYSVQDTFGNNEFFWAGTDWFIQVLQSDRFWDALTRNLIFSAIILTIEIPLGILIALNMPKQGLGVPVCLVLMSLPLLIPWNVVGTIWQVFGRVDIGLLGYTLDAIGIPYNYVNNVFDAWVTLIVMDIWHWTSLVVLLCYAGLVSIPDAYYQAAKIDGASRWAVFRYIQLPKMKRVLLIAFLLRFMDSFMIYTEPFVVTGGGPGNATTFLSIDLVKTAIGQFDLGPAAALSLIYFLIILLLSWIFYTVMTNSDAQS, encoded by the coding sequence ATGGAAAAGACCTGGAACAACAAGGCCTGGTTCATGGTCCTGCCGGTGCTGGTGCTCGTCGCCTTCTCGGCGGTCATCCCGCTGATGACGGTGGTCAATTATTCGGTTCAGGACACCTTCGGCAACAACGAGTTCTTCTGGGCGGGCACCGACTGGTTCATCCAGGTGCTGCAGTCCGACCGTTTCTGGGACGCGCTGACGCGCAACCTGATCTTTTCGGCGATCATCCTGACGATCGAGATTCCGCTCGGTATCCTGATCGCGCTCAACATGCCGAAACAGGGGCTCGGCGTTCCTGTCTGCCTGGTGCTGATGTCGCTGCCGCTGCTCATTCCGTGGAACGTCGTCGGCACCATCTGGCAGGTCTTCGGCCGTGTCGATATCGGCCTGCTCGGCTATACGCTCGATGCGATCGGCATACCCTATAACTACGTCAACAATGTCTTCGATGCCTGGGTCACCCTGATCGTCATGGACATCTGGCACTGGACAAGCCTCGTCGTTCTGCTCTGCTATGCCGGCCTCGTCTCGATCCCGGATGCCTATTACCAGGCCGCCAAAATCGATGGCGCATCGCGCTGGGCCGTGTTCCGCTACATCCAGCTGCCGAAGATGAAGCGCGTGCTTTTGATCGCTTTCCTGCTGCGCTTCATGGACAGTTTCATGATCTATACCGAGCCCTTCGTCGTCACCGGCGGCGGTCCCGGAAACGCCACCACATTCCTGTCGATCGATCTCGTCAAGACGGCCATCGGCCAGTTCGACCTTGGTCCAGCAGCAGCACTTTCGCTCATCTACTTCCTGATCATCCTGTTGCTCTCATGGATCTTCTACACCGTGATGACCAACAGCGATGCGCAGAGCTGA
- a CDS encoding DUF2160 domain-containing protein, producing MATVSQRNNRWPLALAAVLVVYAFIAGLLVMALPIKDGQRDWFAPLIPGGWMAWSFPGALFFLTIFALLSLMAVWEYARPGGSPRIGILRFETTRGDRLFVSLLGSAFIHLAWLGLVGPNVWWALALSIVYAVGVFKLV from the coding sequence ATGGCCACTGTATCCCAACGCAACAACCGCTGGCCTCTGGCGCTGGCAGCCGTTCTCGTCGTCTATGCCTTCATTGCTGGGCTGCTCGTCATGGCGCTGCCGATCAAGGATGGCCAGCGCGACTGGTTCGCTCCGCTGATCCCTGGCGGCTGGATGGCCTGGTCTTTCCCCGGCGCCCTGTTCTTTCTCACCATCTTTGCGCTTCTGTCGCTGATGGCGGTTTGGGAATACGCGCGGCCAGGCGGCAGTCCACGGATCGGCATCCTGCGCTTCGAGACGACGCGTGGCGACCGTCTCTTCGTCTCGCTGCTTGGCAGCGCCTTCATTCATCTCGCATGGCTGGGACTTGTCGGTCCCAACGTGTGGTGGGCTCTTGCTCTTTCCATCGTGTACGCCGTCGGCGTCTTCAAGCTGGTCTGA
- a CDS encoding ABC transporter substrate-binding protein encodes MRRHLLTSTAVMLLAFTGSAFAGMDEAKTFLDKEIGTVSTLDRAAQEAEMQWFVDAAKPFAGMEIKVASETLTTHEYESKTLAAAFTAITGIKVTHDLIGEGDVVEKLQTQMQTGENIYDAYVNDSDLIGTHWRYQQVRNLTDWMANEGKDVTNPGLDIADFIGTSFTTAPDKKLYQLPDQQFANLYWFRYDWFNDEKNKADFKAKYGYDLGVPVNWSAYEDIAEFFTGREIDGKKVYGHMDYGKKDPSLGWRFTDAWLSMAGNGDKGIPNGLPVDEWGIKVDENSRPVGSCVARGGDTNGPAAVYSIQKYLDWLKAYAPPEAQGMTFGEAGPVPAQGNVAQQIFWYTAFTADSVKPGLPVVNEDGTPKWRMAPSPHGVYWKDGMKLGYQDVGSWTLMKSTPEDRAKAAWLYAQFVTSKTVDVKKSQVGLTFARESTIQDKSFTDRAKDLGGLVEFYRSPARIQWSPTGTNVPDYPKLAQLWWQAIGDASSGAKTAQEAMDSLCAEQEKVMGRIERSGIQGDIGPKLAEEHDLDFWNKDAVSKGNLAPQLKIENEKEKPQTVNYDELVKSWQSN; translated from the coding sequence ATGCGACGGCATTTATTGACATCGACAGCAGTTATGCTGCTGGCCTTTACCGGGTCCGCATTCGCGGGCATGGACGAGGCAAAGACGTTCCTGGACAAGGAGATCGGCACCGTATCGACGCTGGACCGCGCCGCTCAGGAAGCCGAAATGCAATGGTTCGTCGATGCGGCAAAGCCCTTTGCCGGCATGGAAATCAAGGTCGCTTCCGAAACGCTGACCACGCATGAATATGAATCCAAGACCCTTGCCGCGGCGTTCACCGCGATCACGGGCATCAAGGTCACCCACGACCTGATCGGCGAAGGCGACGTGGTTGAAAAGCTGCAGACCCAGATGCAGACTGGCGAGAACATCTACGACGCCTATGTCAACGACTCTGACTTGATCGGCACCCATTGGCGCTACCAGCAGGTTCGCAACCTGACCGACTGGATGGCCAACGAGGGCAAGGACGTCACCAACCCCGGTCTCGACATCGCCGACTTCATCGGCACGTCGTTCACTACGGCGCCGGACAAGAAGCTTTACCAGCTTCCCGACCAGCAGTTCGCGAACCTCTACTGGTTCCGCTACGACTGGTTCAACGACGAGAAGAACAAGGCTGACTTCAAGGCGAAGTATGGCTACGACCTCGGCGTTCCGGTCAACTGGTCTGCTTACGAAGACATCGCCGAATTCTTTACCGGTCGCGAAATCGACGGCAAGAAGGTCTATGGTCACATGGACTACGGCAAGAAGGACCCGTCGCTCGGCTGGCGCTTCACCGATGCCTGGCTTTCGATGGCTGGTAACGGCGACAAGGGCATCCCGAACGGCCTTCCGGTCGATGAATGGGGTATCAAGGTCGACGAGAATTCGCGTCCGGTCGGTTCCTGCGTAGCTCGCGGTGGTGACACCAACGGCCCGGCAGCAGTCTATTCGATTCAGAAGTATCTCGATTGGTTGAAGGCCTATGCACCGCCGGAAGCGCAGGGCATGACCTTCGGTGAAGCCGGCCCAGTTCCTGCCCAGGGCAACGTCGCCCAGCAAATCTTCTGGTACACCGCCTTCACAGCTGACTCGGTCAAGCCTGGTCTGCCGGTCGTCAACGAAGACGGCACGCCGAAATGGCGCATGGCTCCGAGCCCACATGGCGTCTACTGGAAGGACGGCATGAAGCTCGGTTACCAGGACGTGGGTTCCTGGACGCTGATGAAGTCGACGCCCGAAGACCGCGCCAAGGCCGCATGGCTCTACGCGCAGTTCGTGACATCGAAGACCGTGGACGTGAAGAAGAGCCAGGTTGGCCTGACCTTCGCCCGCGAATCGACGATCCAGGACAAGAGCTTCACCGATCGTGCGAAGGATCTCGGCGGTCTCGTCGAGTTCTACCGTTCGCCGGCCCGCATTCAGTGGTCGCCGACCGGTACCAACGTTCCGGACTACCCGAAGCTGGCTCAGCTTTGGTGGCAGGCGATCGGCGATGCATCCTCGGGTGCGAAGACCGCTCAGGAAGCCATGGATAGTCTGTGCGCCGAGCAGGAAAAGGTGATGGGACGCATCGAGCGCTCCGGCATCCAGGGCGATATTGGCCCGAAGCTTGCCGAAGAGCATGATCTCGACTTCTGGAACAAGGACGCCGTCTCGAAGGGCAACCTTGCACCGCAGCTGAAGATCGAGAACGAAAAAGAAAAGCCGCAGACCGTCAACTACGACGAACTGGTGAAGAGCTGGCAGTCGAACTAA
- a CDS encoding DUF6030 family protein — MLLANGQRNLHLLLAYLGYPDLLATAEPAPKPVKITRSKSVRLPPARVVLPVYAFADFKAPQQRFIRVIQSDPRTLCERLKTGGFGELDWTVSSGNKDNWECASSVDLPARGEGAAQSSIFIFIKGDGENRVTSFRVKLNIENPADTIKVAELAGNAANIFLRQVRWENPAEIIGKIRALEAFDIRSFGSRIQFKREFGETPRYNFLANQLSKRGPKTPGDLFFDRGEWFPLTGSDGLPMIDGMMAGESAEGLTLGATGERP; from the coding sequence GTGCTGCTCGCCAACGGCCAGCGCAATCTCCATCTGCTGCTCGCCTACCTCGGCTATCCCGACCTGCTGGCGACGGCCGAGCCGGCGCCGAAGCCGGTGAAGATCACCCGCAGCAAAAGCGTGCGCCTGCCGCCGGCGCGCGTGGTCCTGCCGGTTTATGCCTTCGCCGATTTCAAAGCGCCGCAGCAGCGGTTCATCCGCGTGATCCAGAGCGATCCTCGCACCTTGTGCGAACGCCTGAAAACCGGCGGCTTCGGCGAGCTGGACTGGACGGTCAGCAGCGGCAACAAGGACAACTGGGAATGCGCCTCCTCCGTCGACCTTCCGGCCAGAGGCGAAGGCGCGGCACAGTCCTCGATCTTCATCTTCATCAAGGGGGACGGCGAAAACCGCGTCACCTCCTTTCGCGTCAAGTTGAACATCGAAAACCCGGCGGACACCATCAAGGTTGCCGAACTCGCCGGCAACGCCGCGAACATCTTCCTGCGACAGGTGCGCTGGGAAAACCCGGCCGAAATCATCGGCAAGATCCGCGCGCTCGAGGCCTTCGACATCCGTAGTTTCGGCAGCCGGATTCAGTTCAAGCGGGAATTTGGCGAGACGCCGCGCTACAACTTCCTCGCGAACCAACTCAGCAAGCGGGGCCCGAAGACACCTGGCGACCTGTTCTTCGATCGGGGCGAATGGTTTCCGCTGACCGGCAGCGACGGGCTGCCGATGATCGACGGCATGATGGCGGGCGAAAGCGCCGAAGGGCTGACGCTGGGCGCTACGGGCGAGCGCCCGTAA
- a CDS encoding sugar transferase has product MPLQLTIKRMIDVAGAFFGLLVLSPVILLIAVLIKLESKGPVFFRQLRTGLNEVPFEILKFRSMYTDLCDTSGVRQTIDNDPRITPLGRILRKTNLDEMPQLWNVLIGDMSLVGPRPHVPDMLAAGRNYAELVQGYEYRHLMRPGLTGLAQARGLRGPTAHRWLAIRRIVCDVEYVRQFSLFLDIKIIVRTVINELKGGTGL; this is encoded by the coding sequence ATGCCTCTTCAGCTTACCATCAAGCGCATGATCGATGTTGCCGGCGCATTCTTCGGTCTTCTTGTTCTTTCGCCGGTTATTCTTCTGATTGCCGTGCTCATCAAGCTAGAAAGCAAGGGCCCGGTTTTCTTCAGGCAGCTACGGACGGGCCTCAACGAGGTACCGTTCGAGATCCTGAAATTCCGTTCAATGTACACCGATCTCTGCGACACAAGCGGCGTGCGGCAAACGATCGACAACGATCCGCGCATCACCCCGCTCGGTCGTATTCTGCGTAAGACCAATCTCGATGAAATGCCGCAACTGTGGAACGTGCTGATCGGTGACATGTCGCTGGTCGGTCCGCGTCCGCATGTTCCCGACATGCTGGCTGCCGGCCGCAACTATGCCGAACTCGTGCAGGGTTACGAGTATCGGCACTTGATGCGACCGGGCCTCACCGGTCTTGCGCAGGCCCGCGGCCTGCGCGGCCCGACTGCACATCGCTGGCTGGCGATCCGCAGGATCGTCTGCGACGTCGAATATGTCCGGCAGTTCTCGCTGTTTCTGGACATCAAGATCATCGTTCGCACGGTGATCAACGAGCTGAAGGGCGGCACCGGCCTCTGA
- a CDS encoding carbohydrate ABC transporter permease — translation MTTATQSSGRSLSWLVPTLYILFLLLPIYWLVNMSFKTNTEITGTFSLYPHAPTLRNYVVIFTDPSWYKGYINSIIYVVMNTVISVSVALPAAYAFSRYRFLGDKHLFFWLLTNRMAPPAVFALPFFQLYSAFGLIDTHIAVALAHCLFNVPLAVWILEGFMSGVPKEIDETAYIDGYSFPRFFLRIYIPLIASGIGVAAFFNFMFSWVELLIARTLTTTDAKPIAAIMTRTVSASGMDWGVLAAAGVLTIIPGAIVIYFVRNYIAKGFALGRV, via the coding sequence ATGACCACCGCGACACAATCATCCGGCCGCAGCCTCTCCTGGCTCGTGCCCACGCTCTACATCCTCTTCCTGCTCCTGCCGATCTACTGGCTCGTCAACATGAGCTTTAAGACGAACACCGAGATCACCGGGACGTTCTCGCTCTATCCGCATGCGCCGACGCTCAGGAACTATGTCGTGATCTTCACCGATCCGTCCTGGTACAAGGGCTATATCAACTCGATCATTTATGTGGTGATGAACACGGTCATCTCGGTCTCGGTGGCGCTGCCGGCGGCCTATGCCTTCTCGCGCTACCGGTTCCTGGGCGACAAGCACCTGTTCTTCTGGCTGCTCACCAATCGCATGGCGCCGCCCGCCGTTTTCGCGCTGCCGTTCTTCCAGCTCTATTCGGCATTCGGCCTCATCGATACGCATATCGCCGTTGCCTTGGCACACTGCCTGTTCAACGTGCCGCTGGCGGTCTGGATCCTTGAAGGCTTCATGTCCGGCGTGCCGAAGGAGATCGACGAGACCGCCTATATCGACGGCTATTCCTTCCCGCGCTTCTTCCTGCGGATCTACATCCCGCTGATCGCTAGTGGAATCGGTGTCGCCGCCTTCTTCAACTTCATGTTCTCATGGGTCGAGCTCTTGATCGCCCGCACGCTGACCACCACCGACGCCAAACCGATCGCCGCCATCATGACGCGAACGGTCTCGGCATCCGGCATGGACTGGGGGGTGCTGGCTGCGGCCGGTGTGCTCACCATCATCCCGGGCGCGATCGTCATCTATTTCGTCAGAAACTACATCGCCAAGGGCTTTGCCCTGGGGAGGGTCTAA